The Echinicola jeungdonensis genome segment CATTATCAATTATAAACCGGAATATGTGCTCAATGAAAAAGGATTTAGGGTCCGTTTTAAAGTTGATAAAATGGACCGATTCATTTTAGCATCAGGTGATAGTTTGTCAAATGAAGATGCCTTAAATCAAGGGGTTACAAAGGATCAGTTGATTCAGGATGATAATGGGCAATATTTCAGGAATTGGCGTTCCCATATCCAATCTCCGGATGATATTTGGGAGGAAATAGTCAAAGTTACCCAGATTCCGGGGATTACCTCGGCACCAAAACTCCAACCCATTGAAACCCGCTTGGTGATGCTTCAAACCGGAATGCGAGCTCCAATGGGGATAAAGGTCTATGGGCCTGATCTGAAAACCATCGAACAGTTTGGCCTACAATTGGAAACCATTTTAAAGGAAGTCCCTTCGGTCAAGAGTGAGGCAGTTTTTGCTGACCGGATCGTGGGTAAACCTTACCTCCATTTGAATATCAACAGGGAGGAAATTTCCCGGTATGGGTTGAATGTGGAGGATATACAGCAAACCATAGAAACGGCAATTGGGGGAATGAAAATTACTTCTACTGTAGAAGGAAGAGAGCGGTATCCGGTCAGGGTGCGGTATCCGCGGGAATTGAGAGATGACCCTGAATCACTGGGTAGAATACTCCTTCCAACCCCAACGGGTGCTCAAATACCTATCCGGCAGGTGATTGATTTTGAATATGTAAGAGGTCCACAAGCCATTAAAAGTGAGGAGACTTTTTTGGTAGGCTATGTCCTTTTTGATAAACGGGATGGAAATTCTGAAGTGGGTGTAGTCCATGAGGCCCAAAATTACATCCAGTCCAAGATTGATTCCGGGGAATTGGTAGTTCCTCAGGGAATTAGCTATAAGTTTTCTGGAAGTTATGAAAACCAGGTCAGGGCAGAAAAAAGGCTTTCTATTATCGTTCCCCTGGTTTTGGCTATTATTTTCCTGATCCTTTATTTCCAATTCAAATCAGTGGCCAATTCATTAATGATATTCTCGGGAATACTGCTGGCTTTTTCCGGAGGATTTTTGATGATCTGGCTTTATGGTCAGGGCTGGTTTGCCAACTTTTCCATTTTTGGAACCTCCATCCGCGACCTTTTCCAAATGCATACTATCAATTTAAGTGTGGCTGTTTGGGTAGGGTTTATTGCCTTGTTTGGTATTGCTACCGATAATGGGGTCTTAATTGCGACTTACCTGGATCAGAGTTTTAAAAGAAACCAACCCCAAAACCTACAAGAAACCAGGGAAGCGGTTATTGAAGCAGGAATGAGAAGAATCCGGCCAGCACTTATGACTGCAGGAACTACCATGATAGCCCTTTTGCCGGTGTTGACTTCCACCGGAAGGGGAGCGGATATCATGATCCCAATGGCTATCCCTTCTTTTGGAGGGATGGCACTTTCACTGATCAGTGTATTTCTGGTGCCGGTGCTGTATGCCATGAGGATGGAGTACAAACTAAAAAAACGACAATCATGAAAATTTTCATTTATATAAGCCTTTTATGCATGTTTTGCCTTTCCCCTTTGTCGGCCCAAACGCTGGAGGATTATTTTAGTATCGCTGCTCAAAATAACCCGGGGTTAAACGCCAAATACAGGGAGTTTGAAGCCTCCCTGGAAAAGGTTAACCAAGTAAATACCTTGCCTGACCCTACTTTTTCCTTTGGGTATTTTATTTCTTCTGTAGAAACCCGGGTAGGGCCTCAACAGGCCAAATTTTCTCTGACCCAAATGTTTCCATGGTTTGGAACTTTGGAGGCCAAGGGGCATGTGGCTGCTTTAATGGCAGAGGCCAAATACCAAGCCTTTTTAGATGCCCGGAATCAATTGTTTTATAAAGTGGCTTCTTCTTATTATCCCCTGTATGAATTGGAGCGGTGGAAAAAGTTGGAAATGGAAAATATCCAACTATTGGAGTCTTATAAGACTATTGCCACCAAAAAGTTTGAAAATGACCGAGGAAGCATGGTAGATGTGGTCAGGGTTGATTTAATGTTAAAAGAAGCTGAAACCAATTTGGAAATCCTTACCCAAAAAGAGGCACCATTAAAAGCCCAATTCAATCAATTCCTCAACAGGGATGAAAAGAAAGAAGTACAAGTCAATGAATCCCTTGAAGTTGAACTTATTCCGGAAAAATATCGAAGGGACTCCTTGTTGTCCATTAACCCGGGCTTGGAGGAATTAGAGATAAAAATAAAAGCCAGTGAAGCCCAAGAAAAAGTGGCCGCTAAGGAAGGCCTTCCCAAGTTGGGTATTGGTTTGGACTATGTCTTAGTGGGGGAGAGTCAGGGTACCGGAATGACTGTACCTGAGGAAAGTGGAAAAAATGTCTTTATGCCCATGGTATCAGTAAGCCTACCCATTTTTTGGAAAAAATATAAGGCAGCAAAAAGGGAAGCTCACTTGATGCAGGAAGGTTTTGCCTTGCAAAAGGAAGAATATTCCAATTCCCTGAAGTCAAAATATGAAATGGCAAGTTTTGAATTGGAAAAACAATTGTCACTTGTCAGGCTTTATGATCAACAAATACAAGAAACCCAACAGGCTTTGAATTTAATATTTTCAGCTTACAGCAATTCGGGAAAAGAATTCGAAGAAGTGTTAAGGATGCAACAACAATTGTTGAAATATGAAAAAATGAAAGCTTCAGCAAAGTCCCAGTATCAAATAACCCTTGCTCAATTGAATTACCTTACAGCCAAATCATACTGAAATGAAACCTAATCAAAAAATAATAATTGCAGCCCTCAGTACCTTGGTAATAGGCTTGGTTTTGGGAGGCTTGATCTTTGGTGGAGGAAACGCTTCCGAAAAATCAGCGGAGCATATTCATGCAAATGAAGAAAAGGAAGCAGGAGAAGTCCAAACCTGGACCTGTTCCATGCACCCCCAAATCCGTAAAAATGAACCAGGGAAGTGTCCCATATGTGGCATGGAACTGATTCCCTTGGAAAACGAAGAAAATGGCTTTCTGGACCCAATGGTCGTAAGTATGTCTCCAACAGCTATGGAATTGGCCAAGGTAAGTACTATTAGGGTAGGAGGAACCGAAGCAATAAAGCAAATAAGATTGAATGGAAAGGTCCAAACTGATGAGCGGTTGGTTTTTTCCCAGTCTTCCCATATTCCGGGCCGTGTCGAGGATTTACAAATCAATTTTACCGGGGAATATGTGCAAAAAGGACAAACCATTGCCAGAATCTATTCCCCTGATTTGGTTACCGCCCAAGAAGAGTTGTTTGAGGCTCAGAGTATTAAAGATACACAGCCTCAACTGTTTCAATCTGCCAAGGAAAAGTTGCTGAACTGGAAGCTAAGCCCAGATCAAATTGATCAAATTCTGAAAAGAGGAACTCCGCTGGAAAATTTTGCTGTTCAAGCGGATGTTTCGGGTTATGTTACAAAGAAAAATGTCAACCCTGGAGACTATATTAGGAAAGGGGAGGCTATCTACAAAATTGCCGACCTCTCCAGGGTTTGGGTGCTTTTTGATGTTTATGAATCAGAAATTCCTTGGATCAAAAAAGGGGACAAAGTGGAGTTTACTGTTTCCTCCCTTCCAGGGGAATTGTTTCAGGAAACTATTGATTATCTGGATCCAGTGATTGATCCCAAAACCCGGGTGGCCAAAGCAAGGGTAGTGATGCCGAATAAAAAATTGAGATTAAAGCCTGAAATGTTTGTCTCGGGAACCCTTGAAGCTCAATTGGAACAGAGAACAAAAAAACTATCCATTCCCAAATCAGCCGTCATGTGGACAGGGAAACGTTCTGTGGTTTATGTAAAACAGAATACCTCCAAAGGGGTAGGGTTTAAGATGCGGGAGATCGTTTTAGGGCCAGCCTTGGGTGACAGTTTTCTGGTAGAAAAGGGCCTGGAAGAGGGAGAAGAAATAGCAGTAAACGGAACCTTTAGCATAGATGCTGCCGCCCAATTGGCTGGAAAACCCAGCATGATGAGCCCTGAGGGTGGAAGTGCCATGACCGGACATCAGCATGGAACTGTTCAGGGAAAAATGGAGCCGGAAAAGAAAGGTACAGAACAGTCCATTTCGATTTCCTCAAAAGCAAAATCTGCTCTAGGGCATTTATATACCTCCTATTTTCAATTGCAAGGATCATTGGTATCGGATGACTTTGAGGAGGCCAAAAAAGCAGGTGTCCGTCTTAAAGAATCCTTGGGTCAGGTCAATATGAATTTGTTTTCCGGTCAGGCCCATGGCCAATGGATGACTTACAGCAGTGATTTAAAGGATGCCCTCCAACATGTTGACCAGTCGGGTGATTTGAAAGAATTAAGGGAAATATTCAAGGAAGTATCAGATGTTTTTATCCAAATAACAAGAGGTTTTAGGAATCCAATGGGAGATAAAATGTATGTACAGTTTTGTCCCATGGCCAACCAAAACCAGGGGGCAAGTTGGTTAAGTCAAAAACCGGAAATTCATAACCCCTATTTTGGCCAAGCTATGCATGACTGTGGAGAAACTACCACTACCATCCCCTAAATAGCCATTCTGAAAAAATACAAAACTTAAAAATTATATATCATGAAAAATTCAATGCACCTTTTGGTAATTCTTGCCCTCCTTCTCAGTAGTTGTAATGGGAAAAAAGAAAAAGAAAACAGCGGAAATTCCAAGGATGAAATGAATCATCAAACCACTGTTCAGGAACATGACCATTCACATGAAAGCATTGTTCCAGATGCCCAACAGGTAAATGTCAAAATAAACAATTCCACAACTAAATTTCTGGAAGCTTACCTTTCCATTAGAGAAGCCCTTGCTCAGGATAAAAGTGCCTTAGTGGCCGAGGAAAGTGAAAAATTAAAGCAGGGTTTTGAAAATATTAATCCCAGTCCAAAAGATGAATTGAGCAAGGATATATATGAGAATATCCTAAACCAGGTAGAAGCTTTGATCCAAAACAAAGGAAACATTTCTGATCAACGGGAAAATTTTGAAAACTTAAGTAATGGGGTCAAAACCCTGGTGGTCCAATTGGGGGCTGACAGGACCCTTTTCCAAACCTATTGCCCCATGTTTAAAGACAATAAAGGGGGGATTTGGTTAAGTTCAAGTCCCGAAGTGGAAAACCCCTATTTTGGTGGTAAAATGTTGACTTGCGGTAGTGTGCAGGAAGTATTATCTACCAGCCAAAGCCATTGATGGAGATGTAGGTAATTTAAGGAAAAGATTATTAGTTAATCGATGCCAACAGCTAGGGGTTTTTTCCACTGTTTCATTTAGAATCAAATAATTAATTTAAGTGGGGCTGGAAAAAAATCTGAATCATTGTGCCAGGTCCTCAAGAAATTCATTTAAACCTAAAAACTATTGCCATGGAACATCAACATTCTTCTCACCATGATCAACATGAAAACCATGATCATTCCTCAAAAAAGCAGAAAAATCACCATAGAAAGGAAGGGCACCAGGAACAAGGAGAACACCACCATGATCACGGAGACCATCATGGCCATATGATCAGTGATTTTAAAAGGAGGTTTTGGGTTTCTTTGATTTTGACCCTGCCGGTGTTACTGTTATCCCAGATGGTCCAGGAATGGTTGGGTATAAAATGGGAATTTACTGGGGACCGGTATGTGCTTTTTGCTATTTCATCCGTGATATATTTTTATGGAGGTTGGCCATTTTTAAGTGGGCTGAAAGGCGAATTAGCCAAAGGCAAACCGGCCATGATGACTTTGATTGCACTGGCCATAACAGTAGCATATGTTTATAGTTCAGCGGTAGTTTTTGGACTGGCTGGAATGGGTTTTTTCTGGGAGTTGGCGACTCTTATTGATCTAATGTTATTGGGACATTGGATAGAAATGAAGTCTGTGATGGGGGCCTCAAAAGCTTTGGATGAACTGGCCAAATTGATGCCTTCCGAAGCCCATAAGATTCTGGAGGATGGATCAACGGAAGAAGTGAAAATTACAGAATTGGAAAAGGGGGATAAGGTATTGGTCAAGCCTGGTGAAAAAATTCCTGCAGATGGAAAGGTGCTGGATGGAAACAGCTATATCAATGAAGCCATGCTAACGGGAGAATCCAAACCAGTCCAAAAGCAAAAAGGTCAAAAAGTAATCGGTGGTTCGGTCAATGAAAGGGGGGCATTGCAAGTGGAGGTGGAACATACCGGAAAAGAAGCTTATTTGTCCCGGGTTATTGATATGGTGGGAGCTGCCCAGGAAACCAAATCCAAAACCCAAAATCTGGCCAATAAAGCAGCAGGTTGGCTGTTTTATATCGCTTTGATAGCAGGGTTGGGAACCTTGGCAGCTTGGATGTTTATGGGGGAAGCCTTTGATTTTGCCCTGGAAAGAATGGTGACAGTCATGATTATTTCCTGCCCTCATGCTCTGGGCTTGGCCATTCCCCTGGTAGCAGCCATTTCCACCTCAGCTTCTGCAAGGGTGGGGCTTCTGATACGGAACAGGACTGCATTTGAAAAAGCCCGGAATATTACTTTAATGGTTTTTGATAAAACCGGAACCTTGACAAAGGGATCATTTGGAGTGACCCGGTTTGAAAGTGTAGATCAAGATCTTAACAAAAATGACATATTGAAAATTGCAGGGGCTGTGGAAAGCCAATCGGAGCACCCCATAGCCAATGGAATTATCAAAAAGTTGAAGGAAAAAGATCTGGAAATTGGTTCGGCCAAAGATTATGAAAATATCAGCGGTGAAGGAGTAAAAGCCACCTGGGAAGGGAAAAATGTGAAGATTGTAAGTCCTGGTTATTTAAAAAAAGAAAAATTAGAACTTCCAGAAGGAGCCTTTGAATCTGAAAAGGAAACCGTAGTGTTTTTATTGATGGAAGGAAAGGTGGCAGGTTATATTGCTTTGGCAGATGAAATCAGGGAAGATTCCTATGAGGCCGTGGAAACCCTGAAAAAAGAAGGTATAAAGGTAGTGATGGCTACTGGTGATAATGAAGATGTAGCAAAAGCAGTGAGTGAGTCTTTGGATTTGGATGGATATTACTCAGAAGTATTACCCGAAGAAAAGCAGGAATTGGTCAAAAAGGCCCAGAAAGAAGGTGAAATTGTTGCTATGACCGGAGATGGGGTGAATGATGCCCCGGCTTTGGCTCAAGCGGATATTGGAATTGCTGTAGGTTCGGGCACTGATGTAGCTGCAGAAACAGCGGATATTGTGTTGGTACATAGTAACCCGAAAGACATTGCTGCCCTGATACTTTTTGGAAAAGCCACTTACAGCAAAATGGTTCAAAATCTAATATGGGCAACAGCCTATAATGCTGTTGCCCTTCCCCTTGCTACAGGATTTGTATCAGGTTGGGTGATCAGCCCAGCTATGGGAGCAGTATTTATGAGTTTAAGTACAATTATAGTAGCCTTAAACGCGCAATTGCTCAAACGAAAATTAAAATTGCAAAACAGTTAGTTTCTTACGAAACGGGATGGGTCAGGGAGCCAAACCTTTTGATAATGGCTTTTTCCAGGTCATCCCGGTGTTCTGGAGCTGCTATTTTCATCAATTCATAAGCCCTTTGGTGCAGGTTTTTACCGTAAAGATAGGCTATCCCATATTCAGTGACTACATAATGCATATGGGCCCTAGTGGTTACCACACCTGCGCCTTCTTTTAAGAAAGGAACAATTTTGGAAAACCCTTTTTTGGTGGCAGCTGAAAGGGCCATGATAGGTTTTCCTCCTTCCGAAAGTGCAGCACCCCTCATAAAGTCCATTTGTCCACCTACTCCAGAATATTGGTAAGTGCCTATAGAGTCTGCGCAAACTTGGCCGGTAAGATCCATTTCCAAACAGGAATTGATGGAAATCATTTTAGGATTTTTTCGGATTACTGCGGTATCATTGACATAGGAAGTTGCGTGAAAGGAAAATATTGGATTGTCATTGATTCGGTCATACATTTTTTGGTTCCCTACCGCAAATGCACTAACAATTTTCCCAGGATGCCGGGTTTTGAATTTATTGGTCAATGCGCCACTATCCATCAATCCCAGAATACCATTGGAAAACATCTCTGTATGTACCCCTAGGTCTTTATGGTTGTGGAGGGCATCCAATACAGCATCAGGGATGGCCCCAATGCCCATTTGTAAAGTTGAACGGTCTTCAATTAATTCTGCTATATTCTGACCGATTTTTCTTTCATTTTCCCCGATTTTGGTGCTATAATCCACTGAGGGTAAAGGATCATTTGCTTCCACTACATGGTCAAACCGGCTGATGTGGACCATACCGTCACCATGGGTTCTGGGCATATGAGGATTTACTTGGGCAATCAGGATTTTGGCGGTTTCCGCTGCAGCTCTGGCAATATCTACGGATACCCCCAATGAACAATAACCATGGGCATCCGGAGGGCTGACATTTAACAGGGCAACATCCAAAGGGAGAATATTTCTTCTGAATAATATACCGATTTCACTTAGAAAAATGGGGACGTAACAACCCTGAGGTGAATTGACCGCAGACCTGACATTTTCCGAAACAAAAAGAGAATTGATAAAGAAACTGTCTCTGCACCTCTCCTCAGTTAAGGGCATAGCACCTAAAGTGGTGATGGATACTATTTCAACATTTTTCAACTCCTCTGACCGGTTGGCGAGTGCTTCAAGGAGGGTTGAAGGTGTGGCAGCACTGCCGTGAACAAATACGCGGTCATTACTTTTGATGACTTTTACAGCCTCATCAGCAGTGGTGTATGAATAACTCATATCCTTGTGGTTTTAGGATGAAAAGAAAGATTTCTAATTACTTCTATTTTAATCATTTATAATGGTACAAAGCAAAGGGTTATTTTTTGGGAACTAACTGACATTTGTCATGTTTAGGGATGATTTAAAGCTTGAGAAGGCCTGGAGAATCTTTAATATATTTGGATGGTGTTGATGTGGTAAGGGGTTCGCCAAATAATATATGGATCAAATGCTGTTTTAACCTGAAAGAAGTGGTTTGATTTTGTTATATTCGCATACATTATAAAGCAAATGGGACAATGGTTTTATCCGTTTAATTTCAAAAGGAATAAGTTCTCCTTTGTCCTGCCCAAAGTAAACCGCATACATGTCCAAAAAAAGTTCAACATACCGCCCACAAAATCCTGTAAGAATAGTCACCGCCGCCTCTCTTTTTGATGGACACGATGTGGCCATTAATATTATGAGAAGGATCATTCAGGCTGCAGGTTGTGAGGTTATTCATTTAGGTCACAACCGTTCGGTGCAGGAAATTGTGGAATGTGCTATTCAGGAGGATGTCCAGGCCATTGCCATTACTTCCTACCAGGGTGGGCATTTGGAATTTTTTAAATATATGTATGATTTGCTTCAGGAACGTGGTGCAGGTCATATTAAGCTGTTTGGAGGAGGTGGTGGGACCATCCTTCCTGAAGAAATCAAAGAATTACATGGTTTTGGTATCACAAGAGTTTATTCACCAGATGATGGAAGAAAGATGGGCTTGCAGGGAATGATCAATGAAGTGGTGAAGGAGTCTGATTTTCCAATTGGGAAAGATTTACAACCTGACCATTCCCTTGAACTAAATAATGTGAAAACA includes the following:
- a CDS encoding copper-translocating P-type ATPase, encoding MEHQHSSHHDQHENHDHSSKKQKNHHRKEGHQEQGEHHHDHGDHHGHMISDFKRRFWVSLILTLPVLLLSQMVQEWLGIKWEFTGDRYVLFAISSVIYFYGGWPFLSGLKGELAKGKPAMMTLIALAITVAYVYSSAVVFGLAGMGFFWELATLIDLMLLGHWIEMKSVMGASKALDELAKLMPSEAHKILEDGSTEEVKITELEKGDKVLVKPGEKIPADGKVLDGNSYINEAMLTGESKPVQKQKGQKVIGGSVNERGALQVEVEHTGKEAYLSRVIDMVGAAQETKSKTQNLANKAAGWLFYIALIAGLGTLAAWMFMGEAFDFALERMVTVMIISCPHALGLAIPLVAAISTSASARVGLLIRNRTAFEKARNITLMVFDKTGTLTKGSFGVTRFESVDQDLNKNDILKIAGAVESQSEHPIANGIIKKLKEKDLEIGSAKDYENISGEGVKATWEGKNVKIVSPGYLKKEKLELPEGAFESEKETVVFLLMEGKVAGYIALADEIREDSYEAVETLKKEGIKVVMATGDNEDVAKAVSESLDLDGYYSEVLPEEKQELVKKAQKEGEIVAMTGDGVNDAPALAQADIGIAVGSGTDVAAETADIVLVHSNPKDIAALILFGKATYSKMVQNLIWATAYNAVALPLATGFVSGWVISPAMGAVFMSLSTIIVALNAQLLKRKLKLQNS
- a CDS encoding TolC family protein, yielding MKIFIYISLLCMFCLSPLSAQTLEDYFSIAAQNNPGLNAKYREFEASLEKVNQVNTLPDPTFSFGYFISSVETRVGPQQAKFSLTQMFPWFGTLEAKGHVAALMAEAKYQAFLDARNQLFYKVASSYYPLYELERWKKLEMENIQLLESYKTIATKKFENDRGSMVDVVRVDLMLKEAETNLEILTQKEAPLKAQFNQFLNRDEKKEVQVNESLEVELIPEKYRRDSLLSINPGLEELEIKIKASEAQEKVAAKEGLPKLGIGLDYVLVGESQGTGMTVPEESGKNVFMPMVSVSLPIFWKKYKAAKREAHLMQEGFALQKEEYSNSLKSKYEMASFELEKQLSLVRLYDQQIQETQQALNLIFSAYSNSGKEFEEVLRMQQQLLKYEKMKASAKSQYQITLAQLNYLTAKSY
- a CDS encoding DUF3347 domain-containing protein; this encodes MKNSMHLLVILALLLSSCNGKKEKENSGNSKDEMNHQTTVQEHDHSHESIVPDAQQVNVKINNSTTKFLEAYLSIREALAQDKSALVAEESEKLKQGFENINPSPKDELSKDIYENILNQVEALIQNKGNISDQRENFENLSNGVKTLVVQLGADRTLFQTYCPMFKDNKGGIWLSSSPEVENPYFGGKMLTCGSVQEVLSTSQSH
- a CDS encoding acetyl-CoA hydrolase/transferase family protein produces the protein MSYSYTTADEAVKVIKSNDRVFVHGSAATPSTLLEALANRSEELKNVEIVSITTLGAMPLTEERCRDSFFINSLFVSENVRSAVNSPQGCYVPIFLSEIGILFRRNILPLDVALLNVSPPDAHGYCSLGVSVDIARAAAETAKILIAQVNPHMPRTHGDGMVHISRFDHVVEANDPLPSVDYSTKIGENERKIGQNIAELIEDRSTLQMGIGAIPDAVLDALHNHKDLGVHTEMFSNGILGLMDSGALTNKFKTRHPGKIVSAFAVGNQKMYDRINDNPIFSFHATSYVNDTAVIRKNPKMISINSCLEMDLTGQVCADSIGTYQYSGVGGQMDFMRGAALSEGGKPIMALSAATKKGFSKIVPFLKEGAGVVTTRAHMHYVVTEYGIAYLYGKNLHQRAYELMKIAAPEHRDDLEKAIIKRFGSLTHPVS
- a CDS encoding efflux RND transporter periplasmic adaptor subunit: MKPNQKIIIAALSTLVIGLVLGGLIFGGGNASEKSAEHIHANEEKEAGEVQTWTCSMHPQIRKNEPGKCPICGMELIPLENEENGFLDPMVVSMSPTAMELAKVSTIRVGGTEAIKQIRLNGKVQTDERLVFSQSSHIPGRVEDLQINFTGEYVQKGQTIARIYSPDLVTAQEELFEAQSIKDTQPQLFQSAKEKLLNWKLSPDQIDQILKRGTPLENFAVQADVSGYVTKKNVNPGDYIRKGEAIYKIADLSRVWVLFDVYESEIPWIKKGDKVEFTVSSLPGELFQETIDYLDPVIDPKTRVAKARVVMPNKKLRLKPEMFVSGTLEAQLEQRTKKLSIPKSAVMWTGKRSVVYVKQNTSKGVGFKMREIVLGPALGDSFLVEKGLEEGEEIAVNGTFSIDAAAQLAGKPSMMSPEGGSAMTGHQHGTVQGKMEPEKKGTEQSISISSKAKSALGHLYTSYFQLQGSLVSDDFEEAKKAGVRLKESLGQVNMNLFSGQAHGQWMTYSSDLKDALQHVDQSGDLKELREIFKEVSDVFIQITRGFRNPMGDKMYVQFCPMANQNQGASWLSQKPEIHNPYFGQAMHDCGETTTTIP